The proteins below are encoded in one region of Qingshengfaniella alkalisoli:
- a CDS encoding TetR/AcrR family transcriptional regulator → MGRKPTITRNRLLDVAEEIVRTGGGAALTIGALAQAAGISKGGVQYSFASKDDLVRGLIDRWTSQFDAMLEGEAGDDPVAFVRRYIAAAKASQQAMNAKMAGLLVSHLEDPANRRETRDWYRGVFDLLGGSSPDAQATRVAFLAVEGLFLLRMNGIDEDGVWTDFLDDVEVVLARLTI, encoded by the coding sequence ATGGGCAGAAAACCGACGATCACGCGCAACCGCTTGCTGGATGTGGCCGAAGAGATCGTGCGTACAGGCGGCGGGGCGGCGCTGACCATCGGTGCGCTGGCGCAGGCGGCAGGGATTTCAAAAGGCGGTGTGCAATATTCCTTTGCCAGCAAGGACGATCTTGTACGCGGCCTGATCGACCGCTGGACCAGCCAGTTCGATGCCATGCTGGAAGGGGAAGCAGGGGATGATCCCGTGGCCTTTGTCAGGCGTTATATCGCGGCGGCAAAGGCCTCACAGCAGGCGATGAATGCCAAGATGGCGGGGCTGCTGGTCAGCCATCTGGAAGATCCGGCCAATCGACGCGAGACGCGTGACTGGTATCGCGGGGTTTTCGACCTACTTGGTGGCAGCTCTCCCGACGCGCAGGCGACGCGTGTCGCCTTTCTGGCGGTGGAGGGGCTGTTCCTGCTGCGCATGAACGGCATTGACGAAGACGGTGTCTGGACGGATTTCCTCGACGATGTCGAAGTGGTCCTGGCACGGCTGACCATTTGA
- a CDS encoding MFS transporter: protein MSAHSPDPRRWLVLLAVMLAFLPVVLDMTILHVAVPTLTQALEASNTQVLWIIDIYPLLMAGLLVPMGTLADRVGNRRILLTGLTVFCLASALAAFAPNAPMLITARMLLALGGAMIMPCVLGIIRRTFEDEGERGLALGLWGTVGAAGAAVGPLIGGALLGHFWWGSVFLINIPVMMIVLPACWLLLPRREEITPGPWAIGQAVLLILGMIATVYAIKAGLAAKQPMAVVMLVLAIGVILLSLFVRTQLRSPAPMLDLSLFSRPAIVAGIIMAIVASGSLAGVELTLAQELQYVLGKTPFQAGLFLIPIMAAAALGGPVAGWLSGRFGLRPVACLSLAISAGALAGLAVTDFHDPGLTVPVLLAALGLALSIGLTASSIAIMGAADASEAGAAGSLEATGYELGSGLGITLFGVFMSVVFGRHLVLPSGVPEGLADQASHSIGDVYIIAQQLGADQAAAAIAAGKAAFSATHSVLLTTAAVLMGLLTALVYFLLAQARGTAASHH, encoded by the coding sequence ATGTCGGCCCATTCCCCCGATCCCAGACGCTGGCTGGTGCTGCTGGCGGTCATGCTGGCCTTCTTGCCCGTGGTGCTGGACATGACAATCCTGCATGTGGCGGTGCCGACGCTGACCCAGGCACTTGAGGCGTCGAATACACAGGTGCTGTGGATCATCGACATCTATCCGCTGTTGATGGCCGGGCTTCTGGTGCCGATGGGCACCCTGGCCGACCGGGTCGGCAACCGGCGCATCCTTTTGACCGGGCTGACGGTTTTCTGCCTCGCCTCGGCACTGGCAGCCTTTGCGCCGAATGCGCCCATGCTGATCACGGCACGGATGCTGCTGGCGCTTGGCGGGGCGATGATCATGCCATGCGTACTTGGCATTATCCGCCGCACCTTCGAGGATGAGGGCGAGCGCGGCCTTGCACTTGGGCTTTGGGGAACGGTGGGCGCCGCCGGTGCGGCGGTGGGACCGCTGATCGGCGGCGCGCTTCTGGGACATTTCTGGTGGGGTTCGGTCTTCCTGATCAATATTCCGGTGATGATGATCGTCCTGCCCGCCTGTTGGCTGCTGCTGCCCCGGCGGGAGGAGATCACACCCGGCCCTTGGGCCATCGGGCAGGCGGTGCTGCTGATCCTTGGCATGATCGCCACCGTCTATGCGATCAAGGCGGGGTTAGCCGCGAAACAGCCAATGGCGGTCGTCATGCTGGTCCTGGCCATCGGTGTGATTCTGCTGTCGCTCTTTGTTCGCACGCAACTGCGCAGCCCCGCACCGATGCTGGATCTGTCGCTCTTCTCACGTCCGGCCATCGTCGCGGGGATCATCATGGCCATCGTGGCAAGCGGATCTCTGGCGGGGGTCGAACTGACGCTGGCACAGGAGCTGCAATATGTACTGGGGAAGACGCCGTTTCAGGCCGGGCTTTTCCTGATCCCGATCATGGCGGCTGCGGCCCTTGGCGGTCCGGTCGCGGGCTGGCTGTCCGGCCGCTTCGGGCTGAGACCGGTGGCCTGCCTGTCGCTGGCCATCTCGGCGGGCGCGCTTGCGGGGCTTGCCGTCACGGACTTCCACGATCCCGGTCTCACCGTGCCGGTACTGCTGGCGGCCCTTGGCCTTGCGCTGAGCATCGGGCTCACCGCTTCTTCCATCGCGATCATGGGCGCTGCCGATGCTAGCGAAGCCGGAGCCGCAGGCTCGCTCGAGGCGACGGGCTATGAGCTGGGCAGCGGTCTGGGGATCACCCTTTTCGGCGTCTTTATGTCGGTGGTTTTCGGACGCCATCTCGTCCTGCCAAGCGGCGTTCCCGAGGGGCTGGCCGACCAGGCCTCACACTCGATCGGCGATGTCTATATCATCGCCCAGCAGCTTGGAGCCGACCAAGCGGCGGCGGCGATCGCTGCCGGCAAGGCCGCGTTTTCCGCGACCCATTCGGTGCTGCTGACAACCGCCGCCGTGCTGATGGGCCTGCTGACGGCCCTGGTGTACTTTCTGCTCGCTCAGGCGCGCGGAACCGCGGCCAGCCACCACTGA
- a CDS encoding FMN-dependent NADH-azoreductase — translation MTKLLLIETSPRGEASVSRKLSARFISEWEAAHADGEIVTRDLAKDALPHVTIDWLGAYFTPQQALTDDQKAQLALSDELVQELLDADEIVISTPVYNYNIPAALKAWVDHIVRKGLTLGLDGSGLVTGKKATLIVASGGSYGPGSPIADRNIAPQYIRLILNVIGITDVSLIHGEAAKNVDMGETTMEAFVDSYAPQMKQLANA, via the coding sequence ATGACCAAACTCCTCCTCATAGAAACCAGCCCCCGTGGTGAGGCCTCTGTCTCTCGCAAGCTGTCGGCCAGGTTCATCTCCGAATGGGAGGCCGCCCATGCAGATGGAGAGATCGTCACCCGCGATCTCGCGAAAGACGCGCTGCCCCATGTTACGATAGACTGGCTGGGGGCCTACTTCACGCCACAGCAGGCTCTGACCGATGACCAGAAGGCGCAACTCGCGCTTTCCGACGAACTGGTGCAGGAATTACTGGACGCAGACGAGATCGTCATCTCGACCCCGGTTTACAACTACAATATTCCTGCCGCCCTGAAGGCTTGGGTGGATCACATCGTGCGCAAAGGACTGACGCTCGGCCTCGATGGATCCGGCCTTGTGACCGGCAAGAAAGCAACGCTGATCGTGGCCTCCGGCGGGTCCTACGGTCCAGGCTCGCCCATTGCGGACCGTAACATCGCGCCACAATACATAAGGCTGATCCTGAATGTCATCGGCATCACGGATGTCTCCCTCATCCACGGCGAGGCCGCGAAAAACGTCGACATGGGCGAGACTACGATGGAGGCCTTCGTCGACAGCTATGCGCCGCAGATGAAGCAGTTGGCTAACGCCTGA
- a CDS encoding DODA-type extradiol aromatic ring-opening family dioxygenase, which yields MFVPFKVIWPDPRIPPVQQSMCHGWDPAQHLEIGQALRPLRDEGVLIVGSGQTYHNLGGGFCGGEPAADAFDDWLRTEMVQPETRDDALIRWVTAPGARHAQPEEDRLLPLMVAAGAASGDPGHIDFHGQACGKPISGFRFGIQAHDQQHIS from the coding sequence GTGTTCGTGCCGTTCAAGGTCATCTGGCCCGATCCGCGGATCCCTCCGGTGCAACAGTCCATGTGTCACGGCTGGGACCCGGCGCAGCATCTTGAAATCGGGCAGGCTCTGCGGCCTCTGCGCGACGAAGGCGTGCTGATCGTGGGTAGCGGCCAAACCTATCACAACCTCGGCGGCGGCTTTTGTGGCGGAGAACCTGCGGCCGATGCCTTCGATGATTGGCTGCGCACCGAAATGGTGCAGCCCGAAACCCGGGACGACGCGCTGATCCGCTGGGTCACGGCCCCCGGCGCGCGACATGCCCAGCCCGAGGAGGACCGCTTGCTGCCCTTGATGGTCGCGGCCGGCGCGGCCTCGGGGGACCCCGGCCATATCGACTTTCACGGGCAGGCCTGCGGCAAACCCATCTCCGGGTTCCGCTTCGGCATCCAGGCCCACGACCAACAACATATCTCCTAA
- a CDS encoding LysR family transcriptional regulator: MDVLGALTLDQLRVLVTIADTGSFSAAGRSLMRAQSAISQSVANLEATQGVMLFDRAGHRPVLTEAGRVLVEQARLVLAGAARFEAVAAGTRQGLEPELTLAIDPMVPSGPLIESLRVLHETWPQLPISFSTEGLGGALRRLRRKEAALAIGLLLPDVPEDVVAVPLSTIELVAVAALSHPLARCHAPLTRADLEPHVQLVLSSGATTDGPDYGVASFARWRFIDLGRRLDFLRAGFGWCRMPRHLVEADLKDGRLVQLDLDDDATGQQGALTIYATHLVGHPPGPVGRRLLAEMSAE; this comes from the coding sequence ATGGATGTGCTCGGCGCGCTCACCCTCGACCAGCTGCGCGTGCTGGTGACAATCGCCGACACCGGCAGCTTCTCGGCCGCTGGTCGCAGCCTGATGCGCGCGCAGTCGGCCATCAGCCAGTCCGTCGCCAATCTCGAGGCGACCCAGGGCGTGATGCTCTTCGATCGTGCCGGTCACCGCCCCGTGCTGACCGAAGCCGGGCGTGTGCTGGTGGAGCAGGCCCGCCTCGTGCTGGCCGGCGCGGCCCGGTTCGAAGCGGTGGCTGCAGGCACACGGCAGGGACTGGAGCCGGAATTGACGCTGGCAATCGATCCGATGGTGCCCTCGGGGCCGCTGATCGAAAGCCTGCGGGTGCTGCACGAGACATGGCCGCAACTGCCGATCAGCTTCTCGACCGAAGGTCTTGGCGGCGCCTTGCGGCGCCTCCGCCGCAAGGAAGCGGCGTTGGCCATCGGCCTCCTGTTGCCAGATGTGCCCGAGGACGTGGTGGCCGTTCCGCTCAGCACGATCGAACTTGTGGCGGTGGCCGCTCTCTCGCATCCGTTGGCCCGATGCCACGCCCCTCTGACGCGCGCGGACCTCGAACCTCACGTCCAGCTCGTCCTCAGTTCAGGGGCCACCACCGATGGCCCCGACTACGGCGTCGCCAGCTTCGCGCGGTGGCGGTTTATCGACCTCGGTCGACGGTTGGACTTTCTCCGCGCAGGCTTCGGCTGGTGCCGGATGCCGAGACATCTCGTCGAGGCGGATCTGAAGGATGGCCGTCTCGTACAGCTGGACCTCGACGACGACGCCACCGGTCAGCAGGGAGCTCTTACGATCTACGCCACCCACCTGGTCGGGCATCCCCCCGGACCTGTGGGAAGACGGCTTCTGGCCGAGATGTCGGCCGAGTGA
- a CDS encoding IS110 family transposase yields the protein MSNYVGLDVSLKEVSVCVVDAQGSVVKRATLPTDPDVIADHLSREVPDAERVVHESGILATWLTRELEKRGVPIICIDARMAHKALSARLNKSDKADAEGLAQLSRTGWFTKVHVRSEASDRVRALVGARERLIRMRKDLEAHIRGVLKTFGIRMGAVPSAHHRQGFRDQLAEAGACDPMLGLVAQTMIPIHKTLCASAEALADELMHVAKQNTLARRLMTVPGVGPLVALNFIATLDDASRFRRSSDVGAFLGLTPRRYQSGEIDRSGRISKCGDAEMRRLLVSAAASLMTQVRRFSPLKSWAIRLSARKGFKKAAVATARKIAVILHAIWRDGTEFNWKGEPAT from the coding sequence ATGAGCAACTATGTTGGTCTCGACGTTTCGTTGAAAGAAGTCTCGGTCTGCGTTGTGGATGCGCAGGGATCGGTTGTGAAACGCGCGACCCTGCCGACGGACCCGGATGTCATCGCCGACCATCTTTCCCGGGAAGTTCCTGATGCGGAACGTGTCGTGCATGAAAGCGGGATACTCGCCACTTGGCTGACGCGTGAGCTTGAGAAGCGCGGTGTCCCGATCATCTGCATCGACGCTCGCATGGCGCACAAGGCTCTGTCTGCGCGCCTCAACAAGTCGGACAAGGCGGACGCGGAGGGTCTGGCGCAGCTGTCTCGGACCGGCTGGTTCACGAAAGTCCATGTTCGCAGCGAAGCCTCCGACCGAGTGCGGGCGCTGGTGGGGGCGCGAGAACGACTGATCCGCATGCGCAAGGATCTCGAAGCCCATATCCGCGGTGTCCTCAAAACCTTCGGCATCCGCATGGGAGCTGTTCCCAGTGCCCATCATCGCCAAGGATTCCGAGACCAGCTTGCCGAGGCTGGAGCCTGCGATCCGATGCTGGGGCTTGTGGCACAGACCATGATACCCATCCACAAGACACTTTGCGCCTCGGCGGAAGCCCTGGCCGATGAACTGATGCATGTTGCCAAGCAGAATACGTTGGCACGTCGCCTCATGACAGTGCCGGGCGTCGGCCCCCTCGTGGCGCTCAACTTCATCGCGACATTGGACGATGCGAGCAGGTTCCGTCGATCGAGCGATGTCGGCGCGTTTCTGGGATTGACGCCACGACGATACCAATCGGGCGAGATCGACAGATCAGGCCGTATCTCCAAATGCGGAGATGCCGAGATGCGACGTCTGCTTGTATCCGCTGCCGCGTCCTTGATGACACAGGTCAGACGGTTCTCACCTCTCAAGTCCTGGGCGATCCGGCTCAGCGCGCGCAAAGGCTTCAAGAAGGCCGCCGTCGCAACGGCACGCAAGATCGCCGTGATCCTCCATGCCATCTGGCGTGATGGAACCGAGTTCAACTGGAAAGGGGAGCCCGCAACCTGA
- a CDS encoding VOC family protein: protein MKPRISVLTLAVADLEHSLAFYRDGLSLPTDGIIGREFEHGAVAFFDLSGGLKLAIWAQNDLVHDTGLPKHPISSTAASIGHNVLRRADVDDIMRKAESAGAEIIKVPQETFYGGYAGYFTDPDGHLWEVVWNPQMLPTD from the coding sequence ATGAAACCACGTATCTCTGTTTTGACACTTGCCGTTGCCGATCTCGAACATTCGCTTGCTTTCTACCGCGACGGGCTAAGCCTGCCGACTGACGGCATCATCGGGCGCGAGTTCGAGCATGGCGCGGTAGCGTTCTTCGATCTCTCGGGAGGGCTGAAGCTTGCTATCTGGGCGCAGAATGACCTCGTACATGACACCGGGTTGCCCAAGCATCCGATCAGCTCCACCGCCGCTAGCATCGGGCACAATGTGCTGCGCCGGGCAGATGTAGACGACATCATGCGCAAGGCCGAGAGCGCGGGGGCCGAGATAATCAAGGTGCCACAGGAAACCTTCTATGGCGGCTATGCAGGTTATTTCACCGATCCCGACGGGCATCTATGGGAAGTGGTCTGGAATCCGCAGATGCTGCCAACCGACTGA
- a CDS encoding putative quinol monooxygenase, whose translation MKLITVEAAFAAADLETAISLFTAQAETVRNMAGCTHYALYRKPSEDGIAILQHWDTIEAFNAYRQGDTFAQLGAGLKPLMVAPPVTTIAEVDSV comes from the coding sequence GTGAAACTCATCACCGTCGAAGCCGCCTTTGCCGCCGCCGATCTGGAAACGGCAATCTCTCTGTTTACCGCTCAGGCGGAGACTGTACGAAACATGGCGGGCTGCACGCACTACGCCCTTTATCGCAAACCGTCCGAAGACGGCATAGCCATTCTTCAGCATTGGGACACGATAGAGGCGTTCAATGCCTACCGGCAGGGGGACACCTTCGCGCAGCTTGGCGCAGGGTTGAAGCCGTTGATGGTGGCCCCGCCTGTGACAACCATTGCCGAGGTCGATAGTGTCTAA
- a CDS encoding AraC family transcriptional regulator, whose translation MTDDLPAAYCFFQTFEPRPPLDAVFERDYLLYAVSGALRVTVKGESWLLPPSFAAWVPAGTPLLAEICKPVTTCSILVQPGFCKALPDRPTAFQMSEMTRHMIRHCKDWGADSAQPSEAAGFFLALLNACAGLSTRSVDVKRPFANDAALNKAIEVTETRLAEPITSAEVASAINLSERSMQRRFARDVGMTWSQVLTRLRMIHALELLSLEDLSVIEVAGDCGFNSLSAFNRAFLQFAKCTPTEFRKGLLRQ comes from the coding sequence ATGACAGACGACCTGCCAGCGGCTTACTGCTTCTTTCAAACTTTCGAGCCGCGTCCACCGTTGGACGCGGTTTTTGAGCGTGACTACCTGCTTTATGCCGTTAGCGGCGCGTTGCGCGTGACAGTGAAGGGCGAGAGCTGGCTTTTGCCTCCATCCTTCGCGGCGTGGGTGCCCGCAGGCACACCATTGCTTGCCGAGATCTGCAAACCGGTGACGACCTGCTCGATCCTTGTGCAGCCAGGATTTTGCAAGGCGCTACCAGACCGACCAACGGCTTTTCAGATGTCAGAAATGACCCGCCATATGATCCGGCATTGTAAGGATTGGGGGGCCGATTCGGCGCAGCCCTCGGAGGCGGCGGGCTTCTTTCTGGCATTGCTCAACGCATGTGCTGGACTTTCGACCAGATCAGTGGACGTCAAACGCCCATTTGCGAATGATGCCGCACTGAACAAGGCAATCGAGGTCACCGAAACCCGTCTAGCCGAACCAATCACGTCTGCCGAAGTAGCCAGCGCCATAAACTTGTCCGAGCGTAGCATGCAGCGGCGATTTGCCCGAGACGTTGGCATGACTTGGTCGCAGGTCCTTACGCGGCTTCGCATGATTCACGCCTTGGAGCTACTTTCTTTGGAAGACTTGTCGGTGATCGAGGTTGCAGGGGATTGCGGCTTTAACTCGTTGAGCGCGTTCAACCGAGCCTTTTTGCAATTTGCAAAATGTACTCCGACAGAGTTTCGCAAAGGCCTCCTGCGCCAATAA